ACACAAACCAATTGCAAAAGAAGAAGTGTATATCTTATTATTTGAACCACTTTCCATAAAACATACTGGTGATGTTATTGCAGATATAACTGTAGAAACGTACGAAAGTATATAAAAACTAAGCCGTAATTTCTTTATTCTCTTTCTCTTCTTTAGGAAAAGCTTGCTTGCTAAAAACAAATAATAAAGCTACACCAACAGAAATATAAGCATCTGCAGGATTAAAAATATACTGAAAAAATGTGAACGAATCTCCACCAACAAAAGGAATCCATTCTGGTAAAATAGCGTCTTTTATAAAAGGAAAGTAAAACATATCTACAACTTTACCATGAAAAAGTGTTCCATAAGGTTCATCTGCAAAAAGAGTAGCAACATTATTATTTGAAGAATCGAAAATAACTCCGTAAAAAACAGAATCGATAATATTACCTACAGCACCTGCAAAAATAAGTGCGATTCCCACAATTACAGCATTGTGTACTTTTCGTTTTATATTGCCAATTAACCAATATACAATCGCAAAAACAGCAACAATTCTAAATAAGGTTAAAAAAAGTTTTCCTATTTCTCCACCAAATTCAAAGCCCATAGCCATTCCATTATTTTCTACAAAATGAATTTGAAACCAACTAAAAATTTCAAATCCACCATTTAAAGCGTAGGTAGTTTTTATATAAACCTTTAAAACTTGGTCTAAAATAATAGCTATTAAAATTGTAAGAATTGCGATATTCTTTTTTGACATTTTTTTTATTTTGAATTCACAAAAATAACAATATTATTGTGTTTATTTATCTGTTAAGAAAATATTAGCTTTTAAGCTTGTTACTGAAAAATCTTTGGTATTTTCTAACAATTTCTTTTGAAGTGTTTTTTCATACAAAACCTCATCAACCTCAATTTTACCATCTTTAGAATTGATGTCTAAATTTGTGTTTTTAACTGAAGCATACACATTCCCTGAATACAATTTTAAAGTAGTTTTTGCTTTTATTTCATTTAATTTCACAATGCCATTTTCTATGTAAATTGCCAATTCGTTTTGATGACTTTTAGATTCAATATCTACATTTTCGCCAAAAATAAATACTTTTTTACCTTTTGGAATTTTTACAACAGCATTGGCTCTTTGCAATCTTTTTGTAATAAATTTTCTAAAAACAACTTCTCTTGTTTGGGTGCCTTCAAAATCAAATTTTATAAATAATTCTTTATTTTTTTCTTCGATTTTTATCAATTGATCATCATAACTTTCTGCAAATAAAGTTACTTCTATAAACTCAGATGTTGAGTTTTCAAGTACTAAATTATCTAACCCAGCTGTATAAATTGTAATTTCATCTGCAAAAGTTTGCAGTTTTTTCACCACTTTTTTCTGTGAAAAACTCACAGAAAAAAACAACAATAAAAGTAGTTGTAAAATATGTTTCATAAAAAAAGCTTCTTAAAAAAGAAGCTTAAAAAAATTTAATGATTTGGTTATTGTGCTCTTTTAGCTTCGATACTCAAAGTTGCATGAGGCACTAATTTTAAACGTTCTTTTTGTATTAATTTACCAGTAACTCTGCAAACACCATACGTTTTATTTTCTATACGTAACAAAGCATTTTTAAGATCTCTAATAAACTTTTCTTGTCTTATTGCCAATTGCACATTTGCTTCTTTGTTCATTACTTCAGAACCTTCATCAAAAGATTTAAAAGATGATGATGTGTCATTGGTACCATTATCTGAATCATTTTTATAAGCAGCTTCTAATAAAGCCAAATCTTCGTTTGCTCTTGCTATTTTTTTCTGAATGATTTCTTTGAATTCTTTCAAATCCTCCTCTGAATATTTTACTTTAACGTCAGACATTTTTCTAAATTTTTTCGATTAATATTTTACTTTTAATGGTGTCGAATTCAATTTCTGAACCATTGCTTAATTCATCAACAAAAACCAATTCTTTTGTTAATGTTTCACTCATTATATACTCTTTATTCTCGTTGATAGAACTTTGTAAATTCTCAAAATTTAAAACCGTTAACTTAATTTTATCAGTAACTTCTAAACCTGTGTCTTTACGTGCATTTTGAATTCTATTTACCAATTCTCTAGCAACACCTTCTTTATGCAATTCTTCAGTAATTGTAACATCTAAAGCCACTGTTAAAGCGCCATCATTTGCAACCAACCAACCTTCTATATCTTTAGAGGTTATCTCTACATCTGAAAGGTCTAAAATAATATTTTTCCCATTAATTTCAATAGAAATGTTTTTATCTTTCTCTATTTTGTTAATATCTTCTTGCGTAAAGTTTTTAACTTCTGCTGCCACAAAACGCATGTCTTTTCCGAATTTTGGCCCTAAAGTCTTGAAATTCGGTTTAATATGTTTGATTAAAATATCTGAAGCATCTTCCATCAACTGGATTTCCTTGATATTAACCTCGTGTTTAATTAAATCTGCAACTGCTAAAATTTCCTCTTTTTGTTGTTGATTATCAACAGGAATCATAATTTTTTGCAATGGCTGACGCACTTTTATCTTTTCTTTTGCTCTTAAGGATAAAACCAAAGATGATATTTTTTGCGCGTTTTCCATTTTACGCTCTAAAGATTTATCAACATAAGCAGCATCAAAAACAGGGAAATCTGACAAGTGAATACTTTCTAATGTTTCTTTATTGGTTACAGAATTCAAATCTTGATACAATTTGTCCATGAAAAATGGTGCAATTGGGCTCGCCAATTTAGCAACAGTAACCATACATGTATATAAAGTTTGGTAGGCAGAAATTTTATCAGTTTCGTACGTTCCTTTCCAAAAACGTCTTCTACTTAAACGAACATACCAATTACTTAAATACTCTTGTGTAAAATCAGAAATTGCTCTTGCAGCTCTTGTTGGTTCGTAATCTGCGTAAAATTTATCAACATTTTCAATTAATGTATGCAATTCAGATAAAATCCATCTGTCTAATTCTGGTCTTTCATTTAAAGCGATGTCTGGTTCTTTGTAAGCAAAACCATCAATATTTGTGTATAAACTAAAGAAAGAATAGGTGTTATATAGCGTTCCAAAAAACTTACGTTTTACCTCTTCAATTCCTTCTAAATCAAACTTTAAATTGTCCCAAGGATTGGCGTTTGAAATCATATACCATCTTGTAGCATCTGCTCCATAAGTTCCTAAAGTTGTAAACGGATCTGCTGCATTTCCAAGACGTT
The DNA window shown above is from Polaribacter sp. Hel_I_88 and carries:
- a CDS encoding lipoprotein signal peptidase, which encodes MSKKNIAILTILIAIILDQVLKVYIKTTYALNGGFEIFSWFQIHFVENNGMAMGFEFGGEIGKLFLTLFRIVAVFAIVYWLIGNIKRKVHNAVIVGIALIFAGAVGNIIDSVFYGVIFDSSNNNVATLFADEPYGTLFHGKVVDMFYFPFIKDAILPEWIPFVGGDSFTFFQYIFNPADAYISVGVALLFVFSKQAFPKEEKENKEITA
- a CDS encoding TraR/DksA C4-type zinc finger protein, with protein sequence MSDVKVKYSEEDLKEFKEIIQKKIARANEDLALLEAAYKNDSDNGTNDTSSSFKSFDEGSEVMNKEANVQLAIRQEKFIRDLKNALLRIENKTYGVCRVTGKLIQKERLKLVPHATLSIEAKRAQ